Proteins co-encoded in one Oncorhynchus masou masou isolate Uvic2021 chromosome 22, UVic_Omas_1.1, whole genome shotgun sequence genomic window:
- the LOC135508971 gene encoding small nuclear ribonucleoprotein F-like translates to MSLPLNPKPFLNGLTGKPVMVKLKWGMEYKGYLVSVDSYMNMQLANTEEYVDGALAGHLGEVLVRCNNVLFIRGVEEEEEDGEMKDV, encoded by the exons ATG AGTTTACCACTGAATCCCAAACCGTTCCTGAACGGTCTGACTGGCAAGCCCGTGATGGTGAAGCTGAAGTGGGGCATGGAATACAAAGGATACCTGGTGTCCGTGGACAGCTACATGaatatgcag TTGGCCAACACTGAAGAGTATGTGGATGGAGCGTTGGCTGGTCACCTAGGAGAAGTGCTCGTCAG ATGCAACAATGTCTTGTTCATTAGAGGggtagaagaggaggaagaggatggtgaAATGAAAGACGTTTGA
- the LOC135508970 gene encoding coiled-coil domain-containing protein 38-like: MCPEIGTHQTLDISPQKATEETFQILIIVSYSTYPEHKLEMDIPSPLRSPLSMPDIKKVKISSPKHTPDAEYLLRRRGGMAESLEETAKPTLDTVWLKSRNSTDDDRKSNNPFVLPTDRNIFKKREIESVIKQQEKKFFSSLPTQMKSTYLTRLRCRSAPMRSAVEDTIPEPEKCRREKTTWATVVTKSCSQERENIRDYLSKQREKFMQQYSLSVKQDTIKKLEKDMVIELQLIRHAEKHLQQDSVAFEKFIKENDQSSVEAVKLAEKETMLKMEKTAEIKKVTVQMMAMKSDISKYQEILKEYQTYKTFLMAVGPMEWREEQKRKREDRRATKQKENTNMFCLPSSVKDENKKGPAYARRNSRVTKNSQIRHQSKSGKVSSILHHQERQGSTIPEVPETAETSDSDEEPELYYSNPRDMLNLLTDLEEQNLSYIQNFQETEEVMDEIRKTIQLTQERMNSEARILLQQVDILKNTIQREEEKTSELEFKSRIFSYGEYRADKQDVMLNVLHKKVKEVYRVCVGEVDSNISTLHMLANIESRMQDVMDRLETLPPDNIDTVRTQREKEKRLKMREEKLLMKKHHQEERLRMALERATSDSKKRTGRRLMPRSEPSEIKKKDKTHALTTREQEDALYFFA; encoded by the exons ATGTGCCCAGAGATTGGAACACATCAGACATTAGACATTTCACCCCAGAAAGCTACTGAGGAAACATTTCAG ATATTAATTATTGTAAGTTATAGTACCTATCCCGAACACAAACTGGAAATGGACATTCCCTCCCCTCTTCGCTCCCCTTTGAGCATGCCTGATATTAAGAAAG TGAAGATAAGTTCTCCCAAACACACTCCTGATGCTGAATACCTCTTAAGGAGAAGGGGTGGGATGGCAG AAAGTCTTGAGGAGACTGCAAAGCCAACATTGGATACAGTCTGGCTGAAATCAAGAAATAGTACAG ATGACGACAGAAAATCGAACAACCCATTTGTGCTTCCAACGGATCGTAACATCTTCaaaaagagagagattgaatcTGTAATCAAACAACAA GAGAAGAAGTTCTTCAGCAGCCTGCCGACCCAGATGAAGAGTACCTACCTTACCCGACTCAGGTGCCGCTCTGCCCCCATGAGGAGCGCTGTGGAGGACACGATCCCAGAACCAGAGAAATGCAGACGGGAAAAAACGACATGGGCCACCGTGGTCACTAAAA GTTGCAGTCaagagagggagaacattagGGACTACTTGTCTAAACAGCGAGAAAAGTTTATGCAGCAG TACTCTCTGTCAGTGAAGCAAGACACCATCAAGAAGCTGGAGAAGGACATGGTGATAGAGCTTCAGTTGATCAGACACGCTGAGAAACATCTGCAACAGGACTCGGTTGCCTTTGAAAAGTTCATCAAGGAAAATGACCAGAGCTCAGTGGAAGCTGTCAAGTT GGCAGAGAAAGAGACTATGCTGAAAATGGAGAAAACAGCAGAAATTAAAAAAGTAACAGTACAAATGATGGCGATGAAAAG CGACATCTCAAAGTATCAAGAAATACTGAAGGAGTACCAGACCTACAAAACGTTTCTCATGGCTGTCGGACCCATGGAGTGGCGTGAGGAACAGAAACgcaagagggaggacaggagagcaaCCAAGCAGAAAGAGAATACAAACATGTTCTGTCTTCCTTCATCGGTCAAAG ACGAAAATAAAAAAGGTCCAGCGTATGCCAGACGCAATTCAAGAGTCACAAAAAATTCCCAGATAAGACATCAAAGCAAAAG TGGCAAAGTCAGCAGCATACTTCACCACCAGGAGAGACAGGGGTCCACCATCCCTGAGGTGCCAGAGACCGCAGAGACCTCAGACAGTGACGAG GAGCCAGAGTTGTATTACTCCAACCCCAGGGACATGCTGAATTTGCTGACTGATCTGGAGGAGCAGAACCTGTCCTACATCCAGAACTtccaggagacagaggaggtcaTGGATGAGATCCGCAAAACCATCCAGTTGACGCAGGAAAGAAT GAACAGTGAGGCCCGGATCCTGCTGCAGCAGGTAGACAtcctgaagaacaccatccagagggaggaggagaagacctCTGAGCTGGAGTTCAAGTCCAGGATCTTCTCCTACGGAGAGTACAGAGCTGACAAACAG GACGTGATGCTCAATGTGCTGCACAAGAAGGTGAAGGAAGTGTACAGGgtgtgtgtgggagaggtggaCTCCAATATCAGCACTCTTCACATGCTGGCCAACATCGAGAGCAGAATGCAGGACGTTATGGACCGACTGGAGACGCTGCCCCCAGACAACATTGACACCGTCCGCACCCagcgggagaaggagaagaggctCAA GATGCGTGAGGAGAAGCTGTTGATGAAGAAACACCACCAAGAGGAGAGACTCCGAATGGCTCTGGAGAGAGCCACCTCTGACAGCAAGAAGAGG ACGGGCAGAAGGCTGATGCCGCGATCGGAGCCATCAGAGATCAAGAAGAAGGACAAGACACATGCGTTGACCACTAGAGAGCAAGAAGACGCCTTGTACTTCTTTGCCTGA